One part of the Acetoanaerobium sticklandii genome encodes these proteins:
- a CDS encoding sigma-70 family RNA polymerase sigma factor, translated as METNTYEDIEQALIGYKEATATWDKQEYLRQLLAYITPLIKKKIRHYFGYVDEDLLQLGYVRTIELIDNYELERNILFMGYMKRMLGCYYYDEKRKQAKVADLVEYDETFMESDYDHGYFDIELEDLLKGLSYKERYVVERHIMEKSLLKNVAKELDVSYVYAKELKRNAIKKLRVLICL; from the coding sequence ATGGAGACAAATACTTACGAAGATATAGAACAAGCGCTTATAGGCTATAAGGAAGCTACTGCTACTTGGGATAAACAAGAATATCTAAGACAGCTTTTAGCTTACATTACTCCTCTGATAAAGAAAAAAATAAGACACTATTTTGGATATGTAGATGAGGATTTACTTCAGCTAGGATATGTTAGGACTATTGAATTAATTGATAATTATGAACTGGAAAGAAATATATTATTTATGGGATATATGAAAAGAATGCTAGGATGTTATTACTATGATGAGAAAAGAAAACAAGCTAAGGTAGCGGATTTAGTAGAATACGATGAGACCTTTATGGAATCAGATTATGACCATGGTTATTTCGATATCGAACTAGAAGATTTATTAAAGGGTCTTTCATATAAAGAAAGATATGTAGTTGAAAGGCACATTATGGAGAAGAGCTTACTAAAAAATGTAGCTAAGGAACTCGATGTTTCCTATGTCTATGCAAAAGAATTAAAAAGAAATGCTATAAAAAAGCTTAGAGTTTTAATTTGTTTATAG
- the rfbB gene encoding dTDP-glucose 4,6-dehydratase: protein MNLLVTGGAGFIGSNFIKYMLKHHDYRIVNLDLLTYAGNLENLEDIEGDARYKHIKGDICNRELVESIFRRFDIDMVVNFAAESHVDRSIEDPEVFLRTNIMGTQALLDIAKDFWKIDLFDKYCKEYKKGVKFVQVSTDEVYGSLGETGLFKETTCLNPNSPYSASKASADMIVRAYSETYGLPVNITRCSNNYGPYQFPEKLIPLMINNAINDKPLPVYGDGKQVRDWLYVEDHCSAIDSVLHKGMLGEVYNIGGNNEKQNLDIVKLILNVLGKDETLITHVKDRLGHDRRYAIDNTKISTELGWEPKYTFDEGIKLTIKWYLDNPRWIEKIISSEYRNYYSKMYEGR, encoded by the coding sequence GTGAACTTACTAGTAACAGGTGGAGCTGGATTTATTGGCTCAAACTTTATTAAATATATGCTAAAGCATCACGATTACAGAATAGTAAACTTAGACTTACTTACTTATGCTGGAAATCTAGAGAACCTAGAGGATATAGAGGGAGATGCTAGGTACAAGCATATTAAGGGAGATATTTGTAATAGAGAGCTAGTAGAAAGTATTTTTAGAAGATTTGACATAGATATGGTGGTTAATTTTGCCGCAGAATCCCATGTTGATAGAAGCATAGAAGACCCTGAAGTTTTTCTTAGAACAAATATAATGGGAACTCAGGCACTACTTGATATTGCTAAAGATTTTTGGAAAATAGATTTATTTGATAAGTACTGCAAAGAGTATAAAAAGGGCGTTAAATTTGTTCAGGTATCGACAGATGAGGTTTATGGCTCTTTAGGTGAAACGGGACTTTTTAAAGAAACAACATGCCTAAATCCCAACAGTCCCTATTCGGCTTCCAAAGCTTCAGCTGATATGATAGTAAGAGCATATAGTGAAACCTATGGACTTCCTGTTAATATTACAAGGTGCTCTAATAATTACGGACCATATCAATTTCCTGAAAAGTTAATTCCTCTAATGATAAATAATGCGATAAATGATAAACCTCTTCCTGTTTATGGCGATGGGAAACAAGTGAGAGACTGGCTTTATGTTGAGGATCACTGCAGTGCTATTGACTCTGTGCTTCATAAAGGAATGCTTGGAGAAGTTTATAATATTGGTGGGAATAATGAAAAACAAAATTTGGATATAGTAAAATTGATTTTAAATGTGCTAGGAAAAGATGAAACTTTAATTACTCATGTAAAAGATAGATTAGGACACGATAGAAGATATGCAATAGACAATACAAAAATAAGTACAGAGCTAGGATGGGAGCCTAAATACACTTTTGATGAAGGTATAAAGCTAACGATAAAATGGTATTTAGACAATCCTAGGTGGATAGAGAAGATTATTTCTTCAGAATACAGAAATTATTATAGCAAAATGTATGAAGGAAGGTAA
- a CDS encoding DUF4412 domain-containing protein has product MKKIAIALFLSAILGTSVLAGCSPKEEAPAPDTTKEEAAPEAEQPAAEEESADLAELFKKGENAFKDGIYYAQTFTMADQQSQMKTWHKGDKVKSSIVADGDEMINIIDSKTGEFITYSASEKTGMRFKADSGDSSFMPDTSMTDIASVDEQVDTATFEVVGDEKILGENCAVILSKDKATNEEVKLWVSKKYGITMKMVSKGVDGSEMTIEVTELKVGDINDSEFEVPSDVVIEEF; this is encoded by the coding sequence ATGAAAAAGATTGCAATTGCATTATTTTTATCAGCTATATTAGGTACATCTGTATTAGCTGGATGTTCCCCTAAGGAAGAAGCTCCAGCCCCAGATACTACAAAGGAAGAAGCTGCTCCAGAGGCTGAACAACCAGCAGCTGAAGAAGAATCTGCTGACCTAGCAGAATTATTTAAAAAAGGAGAAAATGCATTTAAAGATGGTATTTACTATGCACAGACCTTTACAATGGCAGACCAGCAAAGTCAGATGAAAACTTGGCATAAAGGAGATAAAGTGAAAAGCAGTATAGTTGCTGATGGCGACGAAATGATTAACATAATAGATTCAAAAACAGGTGAATTCATCACATATAGCGCATCTGAAAAAACTGGAATGAGATTCAAAGCAGATTCTGGCGACTCATCGTTCATGCCTGATACCAGCATGACTGATATTGCTTCAGTAGATGAGCAAGTAGATACTGCGACCTTTGAGGTAGTAGGGGATGAGAAAATACTAGGCGAAAATTGCGCAGTTATTTTATCAAAAGACAAAGCTACAAATGAAGAAGTGAAGCTTTGGGTTAGCAAAAAATATGGCATAACTATGAAAATGGTAAGCAAAGGCGTGGATGGTAGCGAGATGACTATTGAAGTCACTGAGCTAAAAGTAGGAGATATTAACGACTCAGAATTCGAAGTTCCTTCTGATGTTGTAATCGAAGAATTTTAA
- a CDS encoding elongation factor G produces MRVYESDKIRNIAILGHSGSGKSNLMEAVHYTVKLTNRISKPTDEAKLTSSMNLHSLEWNDHKYNFLDTPGYFDFDGEVVSAMAAASGTIIVVDGTTDLQVGTDKALEITDEYQTPRFIFVNKIDSEKSDYDKILDQLRERYGKKIAPFHVPWGKAEAFKGFINVVDMFAREYNGKECVNVDMPTDMDDIIAPVREMLMESVAESDEALMEKYFAGEEFTTEEIHKGLRKGVLEGDVIPVLCGSTAKNIGVHTLLDMIWDYLPSPLDEKDIKESDVFAGQIFKTIVDSFVGKISFVKIHEGHLKPESELYNVKKGHKERIPKVFTLVNGEYKEMSEARAGDIVAFTKLQDSSTGETLSSKSGHESYDDLVFPKPQMLVAVEPTNKGDEEKISSGLQRLMEEDPSFTWERNAETKQTVLGVQGEIHVNSLKDKLKDKFGVEVKLLDLKVPYRETIKGKSDVQGKHKKQSGGHGQYGDVKIRFGPSSEPFEFAEEIFGGSVPKSYIPAVEKGLKESMEKGILAGFPVTNIKAVLYDGSYHDVDSSEMAFKLAANMAFKKGMEEAKPVLLEPVMKLKIVVPEEFMGDIMGDINKKRGKVLGMEPFKGTKQLIMAEAPQSETFKYAIDLKAMTQGKGYFEMEFERYDEVPSQLAQKIIEERKNEEH; encoded by the coding sequence ATGAGGGTTTACGAGAGTGACAAGATCAGAAACATTGCAATCCTTGGACATAGTGGGTCAGGGAAATCAAATTTGATGGAGGCAGTTCACTATACTGTCAAGCTTACAAATAGGATTTCTAAACCAACTGATGAAGCCAAGCTAACTTCTTCTATGAATCTACACTCACTAGAGTGGAATGATCACAAGTACAATTTTTTAGATACTCCTGGTTATTTTGATTTTGATGGAGAGGTTGTGTCTGCTATGGCAGCAGCTTCAGGCACAATTATAGTAGTAGATGGAACCACAGATTTACAAGTTGGAACCGATAAGGCTTTAGAAATTACAGATGAATACCAAACTCCACGTTTTATTTTTGTAAATAAAATCGATAGTGAAAAATCCGATTACGACAAGATTTTAGACCAATTAAGAGAACGCTATGGCAAAAAGATTGCTCCATTTCATGTACCTTGGGGTAAAGCAGAAGCTTTTAAGGGCTTTATAAATGTAGTTGATATGTTTGCAAGAGAATATAATGGTAAAGAGTGTGTAAATGTAGATATGCCAACTGATATGGATGATATAATAGCTCCAGTAAGAGAAATGCTTATGGAATCAGTTGCTGAATCCGATGAAGCACTTATGGAAAAATATTTTGCTGGTGAGGAGTTTACAACTGAGGAGATACACAAAGGACTTAGAAAAGGTGTATTAGAAGGAGATGTAATTCCTGTACTTTGCGGCTCAACAGCTAAAAATATCGGAGTTCATACTCTACTAGATATGATATGGGATTATCTTCCATCACCACTAGATGAAAAAGATATAAAAGAATCCGATGTGTTTGCAGGTCAAATTTTCAAAACTATAGTTGACTCATTTGTTGGAAAGATATCTTTTGTTAAAATTCACGAAGGACATTTAAAGCCAGAATCTGAGCTTTATAATGTTAAGAAAGGCCACAAAGAGAGAATTCCTAAGGTGTTTACCTTAGTTAATGGAGAATATAAAGAAATGTCCGAAGCAAGGGCTGGAGATATCGTTGCTTTTACAAAGCTTCAAGATAGCTCCACAGGTGAAACTCTATCTTCGAAATCAGGGCACGAGAGCTATGATGATTTGGTATTCCCAAAACCTCAGATGCTTGTTGCAGTAGAGCCGACTAATAAAGGGGATGAAGAAAAAATCTCTTCGGGACTACAAAGATTGATGGAAGAGGATCCTTCATTTACATGGGAGAGAAATGCTGAGACTAAGCAAACTGTTCTAGGTGTACAAGGTGAGATTCACGTTAACTCATTAAAGGATAAATTAAAAGATAAATTTGGCGTTGAGGTTAAGCTACTTGATTTAAAAGTTCCTTACAGAGAGACTATAAAGGGTAAATCCGATGTCCAAGGCAAGCACAAAAAACAAAGTGGTGGGCATGGACAGTATGGAGATGTTAAAATTAGATTTGGTCCATCATCAGAGCCATTTGAGTTTGCAGAGGAAATATTTGGAGGGTCTGTACCAAAATCCTATATTCCAGCTGTAGAAAAAGGACTTAAAGAATCTATGGAAAAAGGAATACTAGCAGGCTTCCCAGTTACAAACATCAAGGCTGTACTTTATGATGGCTCATACCATGATGTTGATTCATCCGAGATGGCTTTTAAGCTAGCTGCTAATATGGCATTTAAAAAAGGTATGGAAGAAGCTAAACCAGTACTTCTAGAGCCAGTAATGAAGCTTAAGATTGTAGTTCCTGAAGAATTTATGGGAGATATCATGGGAGATATCAACAAGAAACGTGGTAAGGTACTTGGTATGGAGCCTTTCAAAGGGACGAAACAATTAATTATGGCAGAAGCTCCACAATCAGAAACCTTTAAGTACGCTATTGACCTAAAGGCTATGACTCAAGGAAAAGGTTATTTTGAGATGGAATTTGAAAGATACGATGAAGTTCCTAGCCAGTTAGCACAGAAAATTATCGAAGAAAGAAAAAATGAAGAGCATTAA
- a CDS encoding pyridoxal phosphate-dependent aminotransferase — MISNKMQSLVANSSVIRAMFDEGKRLSKIYGEENVFDFSLGNPNVEPPEVIKESIKDILDNEVATYVHGYMNNSGFEDVRTTIAEHESKKHGMNISFESIVMTVGAAGGLNIIFKTLLNPGDEVITFAPFFGEYRAYSANYDANLVVVEPDIDTFEPNIEALKSAITPKTKIVIVNSPNNPTGVIYSDAALTKLAEVLKQKEEELGIDIFLISDEPYREIVYDNAEVPCLLKYYKNTIIGYSYSKSLSLPGERIGYLVVHPEIADFSDVMGSLNVANRILGFVNAPSLFQRVVAKNLNAEVDVNVYKKNRDALYNHLVSIGFECVKPQGAFYLFPRSPIADDKKFCEDAKQFNLLLVPGSAFGCPGHFRLSYCISYEKIINSLPAFDKLIALYK, encoded by the coding sequence ATGATTTCTAACAAAATGCAGTCACTCGTTGCAAATAGCTCTGTAATTCGTGCTATGTTTGATGAAGGAAAACGATTGTCAAAAATTTATGGTGAGGAAAATGTTTTTGATTTCAGTTTAGGAAATCCTAATGTTGAGCCTCCAGAAGTTATAAAAGAATCTATAAAAGATATATTAGACAATGAAGTAGCTACCTATGTTCATGGCTATATGAACAACTCCGGCTTTGAAGATGTAAGAACTACAATTGCTGAGCATGAATCAAAAAAACACGGTATGAATATCAGCTTTGAAAGCATTGTAATGACAGTTGGTGCAGCTGGAGGACTAAATATAATTTTTAAAACTCTTCTAAACCCTGGCGATGAAGTAATTACATTTGCTCCATTTTTTGGAGAATATAGAGCATATTCAGCTAACTACGATGCAAATCTAGTTGTAGTTGAGCCTGATATAGATACTTTTGAGCCTAATATTGAAGCTCTCAAATCTGCTATTACGCCAAAAACTAAAATAGTTATAGTAAACTCACCAAACAACCCTACTGGAGTAATTTATTCTGATGCGGCTCTTACAAAGCTTGCCGAAGTGCTTAAGCAAAAAGAAGAAGAGCTTGGCATTGATATTTTCCTAATATCAGATGAGCCATACAGAGAAATCGTATATGATAATGCTGAGGTTCCATGTCTTCTAAAATACTATAAAAATACCATCATAGGCTACTCATACAGCAAATCTTTATCACTTCCTGGCGAGCGTATAGGCTATCTAGTAGTTCATCCTGAGATTGCTGATTTTAGTGATGTTATGGGTTCTCTAAACGTTGCTAACCGTATTCTTGGCTTTGTAAATGCACCATCACTTTTCCAAAGAGTAGTTGCAAAGAACTTAAATGCCGAGGTAGATGTTAATGTATACAAGAAAAATAGAGATGCCCTTTACAATCACCTAGTAAGTATAGGTTTTGAATGTGTAAAGCCGCAGGGTGCATTTTATTTGTTCCCAAGATCTCCTATTGCTGATGATAAAAAATTCTGTGAAGATGCTAAACAGTTTAATCTTCTTTTAGTTCCAGGCTCTGCATTTGGATGTCCAGGACATTTTAGATTATCTTATTGTATATCTTATGAAAAAATAATAAATTCTCTACCAGCATTTGATAAACTAATCGCATTATATAAATAA
- a CDS encoding thioester domain-containing protein produces MRKVKKNRLLALLLMGSLLFSNYGIMAYADEIPTAQSDSGVTQDGGTQAPSQDEGTQTPSQDEGTQTPSHDEGTQTPSQDEGTQTPSQDEGTQTPPQDEGTQAPSQDGGSQAPSQDGGTQTPPQDGNPPQIIEVEPAKVEIVDYKETQNVDKNGNKIIAKEVEYSNTGTEGETITEIVPKWGDFNDEEYETKVFDLKNTKDSKEDVTAYCNDIDTNLKNNSKYSVQELPQNSKDIKTSEKLRGIVLNGYDPNTNIETYRSELLKDASKYLTQNQINNLTEEDAIAATQMAVWKLDNPNKKFVDYDWEKGFLGIKKRVEDEKVVKLAEYLSKQKESDPSKNNLKIEAKATDENTAVKLENGEVSVNYTYSILNRVNEQVQTFLEVFVNGNQLDTNAYTVVDLGNGNKSLSFKNAIEDKTKNAEIEAKIVIKGTYAVEDVYDLVPTKDNKNTQRLVSTPMLMSYNLPTLKQMFKIEYTAPKVELVDPDEPGEDEPGEDEPGEDEPGEDEPGEDEPVEDEPGEDEPGEDEPVTPGGGGGTTNPPVVEPQPEPTNPTPQPTTPVAQNDNDDDDEDIEDEATPLAAPQIIPVALPVATLASAEQTEEVIDEETPLSAPPVMETEEEIIEEEVPLDAPAPVLPKTGGFAPELLYALGASLIATGLKIRKK; encoded by the coding sequence ATGAGAAAGGTGAAAAAAAACAGATTATTAGCACTGTTATTAATGGGATCGTTGCTATTTTCTAATTATGGGATAATGGCATACGCAGATGAAATTCCTACGGCACAGTCAGATAGCGGTGTGACACAAGATGGAGGGACACAAGCACCATCACAAGATGAAGGAACACAAACGCCATCACAAGATGAAGGAACACAAACGCCATCGCATGATGAAGGAACACAAACACCATCGCAAGATGAAGGAACACAAACACCATCGCAAGATGAAGGAACACAAACACCACCGCAAGATGAAGGAACACAAGCACCATCGCAAGATGGAGGATCACAAGCACCATCGCAAGATGGAGGAACGCAAACACCACCGCAAGATGGAAATCCTCCTCAAATAATAGAAGTAGAACCTGCTAAGGTTGAGATTGTGGATTATAAAGAAACACAAAATGTCGATAAAAATGGTAATAAAATCATAGCAAAGGAAGTTGAATATAGCAATACAGGAACAGAAGGTGAAACGATTACTGAAATAGTTCCAAAATGGGGAGATTTTAATGATGAGGAATATGAAACAAAAGTATTTGATTTAAAAAATACTAAAGATTCTAAAGAAGATGTTACGGCGTATTGTAATGATATAGATACAAACCTTAAAAATAATTCAAAGTATTCAGTGCAAGAATTACCTCAAAATAGTAAAGATATTAAAACATCTGAGAAATTAAGAGGAATAGTTTTAAATGGTTATGATCCGAATACAAATATTGAGACTTATAGAAGTGAATTATTAAAAGATGCATCAAAATATCTTACACAAAATCAAATAAATAATTTAACAGAAGAAGATGCTATCGCAGCAACACAGATGGCAGTTTGGAAGTTAGATAATCCTAATAAAAAATTTGTTGATTATGATTGGGAAAAAGGTTTTTTAGGGATAAAAAAGAGAGTTGAAGATGAGAAAGTTGTTAAATTAGCAGAGTACCTATCTAAACAAAAAGAAAGTGACCCTTCTAAAAATAATCTTAAAATAGAAGCGAAAGCGACTGATGAAAATACTGCCGTTAAGTTAGAAAATGGTGAAGTATCAGTAAATTATACATACTCTATATTAAATAGAGTAAATGAGCAAGTACAGACTTTCTTAGAAGTATTCGTAAATGGAAATCAGCTGGATACTAACGCCTATACGGTAGTGGATTTAGGAAATGGTAATAAATCTTTGAGCTTTAAGAATGCTATTGAAGATAAAACTAAAAATGCTGAGATTGAAGCAAAAATTGTAATAAAAGGAACATATGCAGTTGAAGATGTATATGACTTAGTGCCAACAAAGGATAATAAAAACACTCAAAGACTTGTTAGTACACCAATGCTTATGAGCTACAATTTACCAACATTAAAACAAATGTTTAAAATAGAGTACACTGCACCAAAAGTAGAACTAGTAGACCCGGATGAACCAGGAGAAGATGAGCCAGGAGAAGATGAGCCAGGAGAAGATGAGCCAGGAGAAGATGAACCAGGGGAAGATGAACCAGTAGAAGATGAGCCAGGAGAAGATGAACCAGGAGAAGATGAACCAGTAACACCAGGTGGCGGAGGAGGAACGACTAATCCTCCAGTTGTAGAACCGCAACCAGAGCCTACTAATCCAACACCACAACCTACAACTCCAGTGGCACAAAATGACAATGACGACGATGATGAAGATATAGAGGATGAAGCTACACCTCTTGCAGCACCACAAATTATACCAGTAGCTTTACCTGTAGCTACTCTAGCTTCAGCAGAACAAACGGAAGAAGTAATAGATGAAGAAACTCCTTTATCTGCTCCGCCAGTTATGGAGACTGAAGAAGAAATAATAGAAGAAGAAGTTCCACTTGATGCACCAGCACCTGTTCTTCCTAAAACAGGAGGATTTGCACCAGAACTTCTATATGCTTTAGGAGCAAGTTTAATAGCTACGGGATTAAAGATTAGAAAGAAATAG
- the lysA gene encoding diaminopimelate decarboxylase yields MQENFEFCSVDSVYLAQKYSTPLYVMSQDIIEEKIDYIKVNFLDKYPRTYAYYASKAFLTKAMAKIIKKSEMGIDVVSYGELYTALDAGINPDKIMFHGNNKSKDELEFALERGIGRIVVDGISELKLLIELAGERFTAKILLRISPNVEAHTHKYISTGQLDSKFGLSFASKDLDEAIELAIKSEHIDFKGFHFHVGSQLFDNEAHVESTKKAMELIKEIKDKYDYEIEDLNVGGGFGVRYTAEDEPMPLEYFTDAIMEEVIALIDKYEIIRPNIFIEPGRYIVAEAGITLYTVGSVKNIESVRKYICIDGGMADNPRPALYQAKYSACIANKMYDEDTELVTVAGKCCESGDILIWDINLPKVERGDILAVMGTGAYNYSMSSNYNKLAKPAVVMIHDKEDRLIVQRESYEDLLKNDLG; encoded by the coding sequence ATGCAAGAGAATTTTGAGTTTTGTTCAGTTGACAGTGTATATCTAGCGCAAAAATATTCTACACCGCTTTATGTTATGAGCCAGGATATAATAGAAGAAAAAATAGATTATATTAAGGTGAATTTTTTAGATAAATACCCTCGTACATATGCATATTATGCTAGTAAGGCTTTTTTGACTAAAGCAATGGCTAAAATAATTAAAAAATCAGAAATGGGTATAGATGTAGTATCTTATGGAGAGCTATATACGGCATTAGATGCTGGAATAAATCCAGATAAAATAATGTTTCATGGAAACAACAAATCAAAAGATGAATTGGAATTTGCATTAGAAAGAGGAATAGGAAGAATAGTAGTAGATGGAATAAGTGAGCTAAAGCTATTAATAGAGCTTGCAGGAGAAAGATTTACTGCAAAAATTTTACTTAGAATATCTCCAAATGTGGAGGCACATACTCATAAATATATAAGTACAGGACAGCTAGATTCAAAATTTGGACTTTCTTTTGCCAGCAAAGACTTAGATGAAGCTATAGAACTGGCAATTAAATCAGAGCATATTGATTTTAAAGGCTTTCATTTTCATGTTGGCTCACAGCTTTTTGACAATGAGGCCCATGTAGAGTCAACAAAAAAAGCTATGGAGCTTATTAAAGAAATAAAAGACAAGTATGATTATGAAATAGAGGATTTAAATGTCGGGGGGGGATTTGGAGTAAGATATACGGCTGAAGATGAACCTATGCCACTTGAATATTTTACAGATGCAATTATGGAAGAAGTAATAGCTTTAATTGATAAATATGAGATAATAAGACCGAATATTTTTATAGAGCCAGGAAGATATATAGTAGCTGAAGCAGGAATTACTCTTTATACTGTAGGTAGTGTAAAAAATATTGAGTCAGTTAGGAAATATATATGCATAGACGGAGGTATGGCAGATAATCCAAGACCAGCACTTTATCAAGCCAAATACAGTGCTTGCATAGCAAATAAAATGTATGATGAAGATACTGAGCTAGTAACAGTTGCTGGAAAGTGCTGTGAAAGCGGAGATATATTAATTTGGGATATTAATCTTCCTAAAGTAGAAAGAGGAGACATACTAGCAGTTATGGGAACTGGAGCATATAACTATAGTATGTCGAGCAACTACAATAAGCTTGCAAAGCCTGCAGTGGTTATGATTCATGATAAAGAAGACAGACTGATAGTGCAAAGAGAGTCCTACGAGGATTTACTTAAAAACGATTTAGGTTAG
- a CDS encoding M20/M25/M40 family metallo-hydrolase — protein sequence MMKKVSAFALASLIIVTPIFSNALTKDPDAGELAYKHVVELSDEIGDRTQATNGEYDAKDYIEDVFMDLGYDTKLQSFEIQRTKDDKPYDTVTSYNVIAVKPGESKREIIIGAHYDSKNNTGKGADDNASGVAVMLETAEKISDLKTPYTVRFIAFGAEESFKNSDNIKNGGLNGSSYYAENMTQAEVNNTVAMINLDSLLAGDFMYVYGDLGKKGFVREQALAIAKELGLDLETNPGHNKDYPAGTTGDWSDHAPFVERGIPYGYFEATNWHLGDMDGYTQTEKHGEIWHTENDNLDFLEREFPGRVEERLMTFSNTLTELVLNFNPAEYNSVKIKIGKDEIKNNGKPEKAAKKPFIKEGRALVSLDVIEKAMKLEVSVSNNEKELTISKNGKTVVFDLDTEKTYDKDSKAVITEDGDIFVAVNEIAKVLNGNVKWDAKDKSVEIVY from the coding sequence ATGATGAAAAAAGTTTCTGCGTTTGCTTTAGCTTCACTAATTATCGTCACACCAATTTTTTCAAATGCTCTTACGAAAGATCCCGATGCAGGAGAACTTGCTTATAAGCATGTTGTTGAGCTTTCAGACGAAATAGGTGATAGAACTCAAGCAACAAATGGCGAATATGATGCAAAAGACTATATTGAAGATGTATTTATGGATTTGGGCTATGATACTAAGCTCCAAAGCTTTGAAATTCAAAGAACAAAAGACGATAAACCGTATGATACTGTAACATCATATAATGTTATTGCAGTAAAACCAGGTGAATCTAAAAGAGAAATCATCATAGGAGCTCACTACGATTCAAAAAACAATACTGGAAAAGGTGCTGACGATAATGCTTCTGGAGTTGCTGTAATGCTTGAAACTGCTGAAAAAATATCAGACCTTAAAACTCCTTATACTGTTAGATTTATTGCTTTTGGTGCTGAAGAAAGCTTCAAAAATAGCGATAATATTAAAAATGGTGGATTAAATGGCTCCTCATACTATGCGGAAAACATGACACAAGCTGAAGTAAATAATACTGTAGCTATGATCAACTTAGACTCTCTGCTTGCTGGAGACTTCATGTATGTTTATGGTGATTTAGGCAAAAAAGGCTTTGTAAGAGAACAAGCCTTAGCAATTGCTAAAGAGCTTGGACTTGATTTAGAAACAAACCCCGGACACAATAAAGACTATCCAGCTGGTACAACTGGAGACTGGAGTGACCATGCTCCTTTTGTTGAAAGAGGAATCCCTTATGGATACTTTGAAGCTACAAACTGGCATTTGGGTGATATGGATGGATATACTCAAACCGAAAAACACGGTGAAATCTGGCATACAGAAAATGATAATCTAGATTTTCTAGAAAGAGAGTTTCCAGGTAGAGTTGAAGAAAGATTAATGACTTTCTCAAATACACTTACTGAGCTAGTACTCAACTTTAATCCAGCAGAATATAATTCTGTAAAAATTAAAATAGGTAAAGACGAAATCAAGAATAATGGAAAGCCTGAAAAAGCAGCTAAAAAACCATTTATAAAAGAAGGTAGAGCTTTAGTTTCACTTGATGTTATAGAAAAAGCTATGAAGCTAGAGGTTTCAGTTTCAAATAACGAAAAAGAACTTACTATCAGCAAAAATGGAAAAACTGTAGTATTCGACTTAGATACAGAGAAAACCTATGACAAAGATTCGAAAGCAGTGATTACTGAAGATGGTGATATCTTTGTAGCTGTAAATGAAATTGCTAAGGTTTTAAATGGCAATGTTAAGTGGGATGCGAAGGACAAATCAGTGGAAATAGTTTACTAG